The following proteins are co-located in the candidate division WOR-3 bacterium genome:
- the sucD gene encoding succinate--CoA ligase subunit alpha — translation MAILLSRESRVIVQGITGRDGSFHAKLMKEYGTKVVGGVTPGKGGQFVDGIPVFNTVKEAVEKEGADVSCIFVPAPFAADAIMEAADAGIKLIVAITEGIPIQDMVKVVKFVEEKGARLIGPNCPGLITPGEAKVGILPGHIFMRGPVGVISRSGTLTYEIVSHLTAAKIGQSTAIGIGGDPIIGTKFIDLLKLFKEDQETKAVVLVGEIGGTDEQEAASYIKAEFGKPVVAFIAGRTAPREKRMGHAGAIISGSEGTAEEKIKAFNEAGVPVAKEPREVAELIAQVLK, via the coding sequence ATGGCTATCCTATTAAGTAGGGAATCGAGGGTTATTGTTCAGGGAATAACCGGACGTGACGGTTCCTTCCACGCTAAATTGATGAAAGAATATGGAACAAAGGTTGTTGGAGGTGTGACCCCGGGAAAAGGCGGACAATTTGTCGATGGTATACCCGTCTTTAATACTGTCAAAGAGGCAGTTGAAAAGGAAGGGGCTGACGTGTCTTGTATTTTTGTTCCCGCTCCCTTTGCAGCCGATGCTATTATGGAAGCAGCCGATGCCGGAATAAAGTTAATAGTGGCAATCACAGAGGGCATACCTATCCAGGATATGGTGAAAGTTGTTAAATTTGTGGAGGAAAAGGGGGCAAGACTCATTGGACCTAACTGCCCAGGTTTGATAACCCCGGGGGAAGCAAAGGTTGGCATTCTTCCAGGTCACATTTTTATGAGAGGCCCAGTGGGTGTAATATCGAGGAGTGGAACGCTCACCTACGAAATTGTCAGTCATTTAACGGCTGCAAAGATTGGGCAGTCTACTGCCATTGGAATTGGCGGAGATCCAATTATTGGGACTAAATTCATTGACCTTTTGAAACTGTTTAAAGAAGATCAGGAAACCAAGGCGGTTGTTCTCGTGGGAGAGATAGGGGGAACCGATGAGCAAGAGGCAGCTTCCTACATAAAAGCAGAATTTGGTAAACCCGTTGTTGCCTTTATCGCAGGAAGAACAGCACCAAGGGAAAAACGCATGGGACACGCAGGTGCGATAATTTCGGGGAGTGAGGGTACAGCGGAGGAAAAAATCAAGGCATTCAACGAGGCGGGGGTTCCAGTTGCCAAGGAGCCAAGAGAGGTTGCCGAACTCATCGCGCAGGTTCTCAAGTAA
- a CDS encoding PaaI family thioesterase: protein MSEILERGNNCFVCGEKNPIGLKVKVEGSGPERFIKVRLDSNYEGYEGIIHGGILVTLMDEVMAYAVSDGINWGVTASIEAKFRKKVESGKTVIVWGKLIERSGNWAKAEARITYEGDDTILAEAKALFKLVLIK from the coding sequence ATGAGTGAGATTCTCGAAAGAGGTAACAACTGTTTTGTCTGCGGCGAAAAAAATCCAATCGGCCTAAAGGTGAAAGTTGAAGGTTCAGGCCCCGAAAGGTTTATAAAGGTGAGGCTTGATTCCAACTATGAAGGATACGAAGGGATAATACATGGGGGGATTTTAGTTACACTCATGGATGAAGTAATGGCTTACGCAGTCTCTGATGGGATAAACTGGGGGGTTACCGCTTCTATTGAAGCGAAGTTTAGGAAAAAGGTCGAATCTGGGAAAACCGTTATAGTGTGGGGAAAACTAATTGAAAGATCAGGCAATTGGGCAAAAGCCGAAGCAAGGATTACTTATGAAGGAGACGACACGATACTCGCTGAAGCAAAAGCCCTTTTTAAATTAGTTTTGATAAAATAA